From a single Nymphaea colorata isolate Beijing-Zhang1983 chromosome 4, ASM883128v2, whole genome shotgun sequence genomic region:
- the LOC116253395 gene encoding DNA repair endonuclease UVH1 isoform X1 gives MLQFHEHIVSELLEDENGGLVILASGLGLHKIVSSLLLLHSPSQGSVFVLSASDSQKSAIKNELILNSPSPNFAEIAFDSSSQHRQELYSEGGIFFITTRVLIVDMLNSRVPMSRVAGIVILNAHKLTETCTEAFIVRVYRSFNRAGYVRAFSDKPQAMVSGFAKTERIMKALFIRRLFLWPRFQVFVSDDLERNPPEVIDFRIPLSGHMKGIQTALLEVMDACLKELKKTNKVDVDDLTVENGLFKSFDEIVRSQLDPIWHVISKKTKQLVYDLQSLRRLADYLVRYDSVAFLRYLDTLRVSEGIRSVWMFAASSQKIFELAKKSVYRLAKGSEGDLAVVAASRVRGRLGKSRIEEGSEADGRNVDEAATSDEQGKRSAARSGVVLEAVLEEPPKWKVLRGVLEEIENKMKNQALSGKGECTSEELDHGAILVACKDERSCMQLQDCMAKGARQVMNEEWEKYLVGRIELHGLRTQSNKKRKKELAGFGILNGTVPAGPVETTETGNMYLLEHNVLLAAAADVGKRIKQGTVVNNALLPEASKAGHGQGRGKGACVKAKWTKFPSVKSNKEKHSEISELEKEKVEHKDYLADVSESESNKKEKCDIADVERVLANPETCSCSETQTVEKWIHDVNSNGSGSNCSTPVVHFYALESDQHILDVLRPSVIICYHPDMTFVREIEVYKAEYPSKKLQVYFLFYDDSTEVQKFEASIRRENGAFESLIRQKSLMMFPVDQDGRCLGLTILSEPQSLDSRNALTRKAGGRKLPEKQMQVIVDMREFMSSLPNVLHQKGMKIVPITLEVGDYVLSPLMCVERKSISDLFSSFISGRLYNQVETMVRYYRIPVLLIEFSQDKSFSFQSASDIGEDVVPTSIISKLSLLVLHFPRLRLVWSRSLHATAEVFASLKANQDEPDEAAAMRVGIPSDEGIIQDDVRAENYNTSAVEFLRSLPGVTDSNYRKIMDGCKSLADLAILPVEELAELMGGQRAAHTLRDFLDAKFPTLL, from the exons ATGCTTCAATTCCACGAGCACATTGTATCGGAGCTCTTGGAGGACGAAAATGGAGGACTCGTCATCCTCGCTTCTGGCCTCGGTCTCCACAAGATcgtctcctccctcctcctcctccattcgCCCTCTCAGGGATCCGTCTTCGTCCTCTCCGCGTCTGACTCGCAAAAGTCAGCCATCAAGAACGAACTCATCCTCAATTCTCCTAGCCCCAACTTCGCCGAGATCGCGTTCGATTCTTCCTCGCAGCACCGTCAGGAACTTTACTCCGAGGGCGGGATCTTCTTCATCACTACTAGAGTTCTCATCGTCGATATGCTAAATTCTAGGGTTCCGATGTCGAGGGTCGCCGGAATCGTTATCCTCAACGCGCACAAACTCACCGAGACCTGTACTGAAGCGTTCATTGTTAGGGTCTACAGGTCGTTCAATCGCGCCGGTTATGTTAGAGCTTTCTCTGATAAACCGCAGGCTATGGTGTCTGGGTTCGCAAAAACCGAGAGAATCATGAAGGCACTGTTTATCAGGAGGCTGTTCCTATGGCCCAGGTTTCAGGTTTTCGTTTCCGATGATCTGGAGAGAAATCCGCCTGAGGTTATCGATTTTAGGATTCCTCTTTCAGGCCATATGAAGGGGATCCAGACGGCCTTGCTCGAGGTGATGGATGCCTGCTTGAAGGAATTGAAGAAGACGAACAAGGTGGATGTGGATGATCTGACAGTCGAGAATGGTCTGTTCAAGTCGTTTGATGAGATTGTGCGGTCACAGCTGGATCCTATTTGGCACGTCATTAGCAAGAAAACTAAGCAGCTCGTTTACGATCTCCAAAGCCTGAGGAGATTGGCGGATTATCTTGTCCGGTATGATTCTGTTGCTTTCCTGAGGTATCTAGACACTCTTAGAGTTTCGGAAGGAATTCGTTCGGTCTGGATGTTTGCAGCATCAagccagaaaatttttgaactggCCAAGAAAAGCGTCTATCGGTTGGCGAAGGGGAGCGAAGGTGATTTGGCAGTGGTTGCTGCGAGCCGGGTAAGGGGTCGTCTTGGCAAGAGTAGAATAGAAGAAGGATCAGAAGCAGATGGGAGAAATG TTGATGAAGCAGCTACATCAGATGAGCAAGGAAAGCGTTCAGCAGCGAGATCTGGGGTAGTGTTAGAAGCTGTTCTGGAGGAGCCCCCAAAATGGAAAGTGTTACGT GGAGTGCTTGaagaaatagaaaacaaaatgaaaaatcaagcgCTTTCAGGCAAAGGAGAATGTACATCTGAAGAACTTGATCATGGAGCAATTCTGGTAGCCTGTAAGGATGAACGATCTTGCATGCAGCTACAGGATTGCATGGCAAAGGGGGCTCGGCAG GTCATGAATGAAGAGTGGGAGAAGTATTTAGTAGGAAGGATAGAGTTGCATGGATTAAGAAcacaaagcaacaaaaaaaggaagaaagaactGGCAGGGTTTGGCATATTAAATGGGACGGTCCCAGCAGGGCCAGTGGAAACTACTGAAACTGGCAACATGTATCTGTTAGAGCATAATGTTCTTTTAGCAGCAGCGGCTGATGTGGGGAAGCGAATCAAGCAAGGAACTGTTGTAAACAATGCTTTACTGCCTGAAGCAAGTAAGGCTGGGCATGGGcaaggaagaggaaaaggagCCTGTGTAAAGGCAAAGTGGACCAAATTTCCAAGTGTTAAAagtaacaaagaaaaacattctgAGATTTCTgagttagaaaaagaaaaagttgaacaTAAAGATTATCTGGCTGATGTTTCAGAGTCTGAaagcaataaaaaagaaaagtgtgaTATTGCGGACGTAGAGAGAGTTCTGGCAAACCCTGAAACATGCAGCTGCTCTGAGACGCAGACTGTTGAGAAATGGATCCATGATGTAAATTCAAATGGAAGTGGAAGCAACTGTTCAACACCTGTGGTCCATTTCTATGCACTGGAGAGTGATCAACATATACTGGATGTTCTGAGGCCTTCTGTTATTATATGCTACCATCCAGACATGACATTTGTCAGGGAAATTGAAGTCTATAAAGCAGAGTACCCTTCAAAGAAGTTGCAAGTTTATTTTCTGTTCTACGATGATTCAACAGAGGTGCAAAAATTTGAGGCTAGTATACGGAGAGAAAATGGAGCATTTGAATCTCTTATTAGGCAGAAATCTTTGATGATGTTCCCTGTTGATCAG GATGGACGATGTCTTGGATTGACTATCCTTAGTGAACCACAGTCTTTGGATTCTCGGAATGCCTTGACTAGAAAGGCAGGTGGTAGAAAGCTGCCAGAAAAACAAATGCAG GTCATAGTGGACATGCGAGAATTCATGAGCAGCCTCCCCAATGTTCTCCATCAGAAAGGCATGAAGATTGTGCCTATCACTCTGGAGGTAGGGGATTATGTACTTTCACCTCTAATGTGCGTTGAAAGAAAGAGCATATCTGACCTTTTTTCAAGCTTCATATCTGGTCGCCTCTACAATCAAGTGGAAACAATGGTCCGTTACTACCGGATACCTGTGCTGCTTATTGAGTTTTCTCAGGATAAAAGCTTCTCTTTTCAG TCGGCAAGTGATATTGGTGAAGACGTTGTGCCCACAAGCATAATTTCTAAGCTTTCTTTACTGGTCCTGCATTTCCCTCGCCTTCGTCTTGTTTGGTCCCGCAGCTTGCACGCAACTGCTGAAGTTTTTGCTTCCCTCAAGGCTAACCAAGATGAACCCGATGAAGCTGCTGCCATGCGGGTAGGCATCCCTTCTGATGAAGGCATAATCCAAGATGACGTGAG AGCCGAAAATTACAACACATCTGCCGTGGAGTTCCTAAGAAGTCTCCCAGGCGTCACTGATTCTAATTATAGGAAAATCATGGACGGATGCAAGAGCCTGGCTGATCTTGCCATTCTTCCCGTGGAGGAGCTTGCCGAGCTCATGGGTGGTCAAAGGGCAGCTCACACACTAAGGGATTTTCTAGATGCCAAATTCCCAACGTTGTTGTAA
- the LOC116253395 gene encoding DNA repair endonuclease UVH1 isoform X2, whose product MLQFHEHIVSELLEDENGGLVILASGLGLHKIVSSLLLLHSPSQGSVFVLSASDSQKSAIKNELILNSPSPNFAEIAFDSSSQHRQELYSEGGIFFITTRVLIVDMLNSRVPMSRVAGIVILNAHKLTETCTEAFIVRVYRSFNRAGYVRAFSDKPQAMVSGFAKTERIMKALFIRRLFLWPRFQVFVSDDLERNPPEVIDFRIPLSGHMKGIQTALLEVMDACLKELKKTNKVDVDDLTVENGLFKSFDEIVRSQLDPIWHVISKKTKQLVYDLQSLRRLADYLVRYDSVAFLRYLDTLRVSEGIRSVWMFAASSQKIFELAKKSVYRLAKGSEGDLAVVAASRVRGRLGKSRIEEGSEADGRNATSDEQGKRSAARSGVVLEAVLEEPPKWKVLRGVLEEIENKMKNQALSGKGECTSEELDHGAILVACKDERSCMQLQDCMAKGARQVMNEEWEKYLVGRIELHGLRTQSNKKRKKELAGFGILNGTVPAGPVETTETGNMYLLEHNVLLAAAADVGKRIKQGTVVNNALLPEASKAGHGQGRGKGACVKAKWTKFPSVKSNKEKHSEISELEKEKVEHKDYLADVSESESNKKEKCDIADVERVLANPETCSCSETQTVEKWIHDVNSNGSGSNCSTPVVHFYALESDQHILDVLRPSVIICYHPDMTFVREIEVYKAEYPSKKLQVYFLFYDDSTEVQKFEASIRRENGAFESLIRQKSLMMFPVDQDGRCLGLTILSEPQSLDSRNALTRKAGGRKLPEKQMQVIVDMREFMSSLPNVLHQKGMKIVPITLEVGDYVLSPLMCVERKSISDLFSSFISGRLYNQVETMVRYYRIPVLLIEFSQDKSFSFQSASDIGEDVVPTSIISKLSLLVLHFPRLRLVWSRSLHATAEVFASLKANQDEPDEAAAMRVGIPSDEGIIQDDVRAENYNTSAVEFLRSLPGVTDSNYRKIMDGCKSLADLAILPVEELAELMGGQRAAHTLRDFLDAKFPTLL is encoded by the exons ATGCTTCAATTCCACGAGCACATTGTATCGGAGCTCTTGGAGGACGAAAATGGAGGACTCGTCATCCTCGCTTCTGGCCTCGGTCTCCACAAGATcgtctcctccctcctcctcctccattcgCCCTCTCAGGGATCCGTCTTCGTCCTCTCCGCGTCTGACTCGCAAAAGTCAGCCATCAAGAACGAACTCATCCTCAATTCTCCTAGCCCCAACTTCGCCGAGATCGCGTTCGATTCTTCCTCGCAGCACCGTCAGGAACTTTACTCCGAGGGCGGGATCTTCTTCATCACTACTAGAGTTCTCATCGTCGATATGCTAAATTCTAGGGTTCCGATGTCGAGGGTCGCCGGAATCGTTATCCTCAACGCGCACAAACTCACCGAGACCTGTACTGAAGCGTTCATTGTTAGGGTCTACAGGTCGTTCAATCGCGCCGGTTATGTTAGAGCTTTCTCTGATAAACCGCAGGCTATGGTGTCTGGGTTCGCAAAAACCGAGAGAATCATGAAGGCACTGTTTATCAGGAGGCTGTTCCTATGGCCCAGGTTTCAGGTTTTCGTTTCCGATGATCTGGAGAGAAATCCGCCTGAGGTTATCGATTTTAGGATTCCTCTTTCAGGCCATATGAAGGGGATCCAGACGGCCTTGCTCGAGGTGATGGATGCCTGCTTGAAGGAATTGAAGAAGACGAACAAGGTGGATGTGGATGATCTGACAGTCGAGAATGGTCTGTTCAAGTCGTTTGATGAGATTGTGCGGTCACAGCTGGATCCTATTTGGCACGTCATTAGCAAGAAAACTAAGCAGCTCGTTTACGATCTCCAAAGCCTGAGGAGATTGGCGGATTATCTTGTCCGGTATGATTCTGTTGCTTTCCTGAGGTATCTAGACACTCTTAGAGTTTCGGAAGGAATTCGTTCGGTCTGGATGTTTGCAGCATCAagccagaaaatttttgaactggCCAAGAAAAGCGTCTATCGGTTGGCGAAGGGGAGCGAAGGTGATTTGGCAGTGGTTGCTGCGAGCCGGGTAAGGGGTCGTCTTGGCAAGAGTAGAATAGAAGAAGGATCAGAAGCAGATGGGAGAAATG CTACATCAGATGAGCAAGGAAAGCGTTCAGCAGCGAGATCTGGGGTAGTGTTAGAAGCTGTTCTGGAGGAGCCCCCAAAATGGAAAGTGTTACGT GGAGTGCTTGaagaaatagaaaacaaaatgaaaaatcaagcgCTTTCAGGCAAAGGAGAATGTACATCTGAAGAACTTGATCATGGAGCAATTCTGGTAGCCTGTAAGGATGAACGATCTTGCATGCAGCTACAGGATTGCATGGCAAAGGGGGCTCGGCAG GTCATGAATGAAGAGTGGGAGAAGTATTTAGTAGGAAGGATAGAGTTGCATGGATTAAGAAcacaaagcaacaaaaaaaggaagaaagaactGGCAGGGTTTGGCATATTAAATGGGACGGTCCCAGCAGGGCCAGTGGAAACTACTGAAACTGGCAACATGTATCTGTTAGAGCATAATGTTCTTTTAGCAGCAGCGGCTGATGTGGGGAAGCGAATCAAGCAAGGAACTGTTGTAAACAATGCTTTACTGCCTGAAGCAAGTAAGGCTGGGCATGGGcaaggaagaggaaaaggagCCTGTGTAAAGGCAAAGTGGACCAAATTTCCAAGTGTTAAAagtaacaaagaaaaacattctgAGATTTCTgagttagaaaaagaaaaagttgaacaTAAAGATTATCTGGCTGATGTTTCAGAGTCTGAaagcaataaaaaagaaaagtgtgaTATTGCGGACGTAGAGAGAGTTCTGGCAAACCCTGAAACATGCAGCTGCTCTGAGACGCAGACTGTTGAGAAATGGATCCATGATGTAAATTCAAATGGAAGTGGAAGCAACTGTTCAACACCTGTGGTCCATTTCTATGCACTGGAGAGTGATCAACATATACTGGATGTTCTGAGGCCTTCTGTTATTATATGCTACCATCCAGACATGACATTTGTCAGGGAAATTGAAGTCTATAAAGCAGAGTACCCTTCAAAGAAGTTGCAAGTTTATTTTCTGTTCTACGATGATTCAACAGAGGTGCAAAAATTTGAGGCTAGTATACGGAGAGAAAATGGAGCATTTGAATCTCTTATTAGGCAGAAATCTTTGATGATGTTCCCTGTTGATCAG GATGGACGATGTCTTGGATTGACTATCCTTAGTGAACCACAGTCTTTGGATTCTCGGAATGCCTTGACTAGAAAGGCAGGTGGTAGAAAGCTGCCAGAAAAACAAATGCAG GTCATAGTGGACATGCGAGAATTCATGAGCAGCCTCCCCAATGTTCTCCATCAGAAAGGCATGAAGATTGTGCCTATCACTCTGGAGGTAGGGGATTATGTACTTTCACCTCTAATGTGCGTTGAAAGAAAGAGCATATCTGACCTTTTTTCAAGCTTCATATCTGGTCGCCTCTACAATCAAGTGGAAACAATGGTCCGTTACTACCGGATACCTGTGCTGCTTATTGAGTTTTCTCAGGATAAAAGCTTCTCTTTTCAG TCGGCAAGTGATATTGGTGAAGACGTTGTGCCCACAAGCATAATTTCTAAGCTTTCTTTACTGGTCCTGCATTTCCCTCGCCTTCGTCTTGTTTGGTCCCGCAGCTTGCACGCAACTGCTGAAGTTTTTGCTTCCCTCAAGGCTAACCAAGATGAACCCGATGAAGCTGCTGCCATGCGGGTAGGCATCCCTTCTGATGAAGGCATAATCCAAGATGACGTGAG AGCCGAAAATTACAACACATCTGCCGTGGAGTTCCTAAGAAGTCTCCCAGGCGTCACTGATTCTAATTATAGGAAAATCATGGACGGATGCAAGAGCCTGGCTGATCTTGCCATTCTTCCCGTGGAGGAGCTTGCCGAGCTCATGGGTGGTCAAAGGGCAGCTCACACACTAAGGGATTTTCTAGATGCCAAATTCCCAACGTTGTTGTAA
- the LOC116253546 gene encoding phospho-2-dehydro-3-deoxyheptonate aldolase 1, chloroplastic-like, whose product MAISANGCLSKTPLMPQSPKIRPKSVVSVRAVRSTEPLKPGTADLGGNKGGNWTIDSWKLKKALQIPQYPNKQELEEVLSRIESFPPLVFAGEARKLEERLAEAAVGRAFLLQGGDCAESFKEFNADNIRDTFRVLLQMGVVLMFGGQMPVIKVGRMAGQFAKPRSEPTETKDGVTLPSYQGDNINADAFDEKSRIPDPQRLISAYTQSAATVNLLRAFATGGYAAMQRVTQWNLDFTQHSEQGERFMELAQRVDEALGFMAAAGLTMDHPIMTTTEFWTSHECLHLPYEQSLTRLDSTSGLFYDCSAHFVWVGERTRQLDGAHVEFLRGIANPLGIKVSDKMDPKELVRLCEILNPHNKPGRLTIITRMGAENMRVKLPHLIRAMRQAGLIVTWVSDPMHGNTIKAPCGLKTRSFDAIRSELRAFFDVHQQEGSYPGGVHLEMTGQNVTECIGGSKTITYDDLNSRYHSHCDPRLNASQSLELAFAIAERLRKRRIKAGMSLFK is encoded by the exons ATGGCGATTTCTGCAAATGGGTGCCTCTCAAAAACTCCTCTCATGCCACAAAGCCCCAAAATCCGGCCTAAGTCCGTCGTTTCCGTCCGGGCCGTGCGGTCGACTGAACCATTGAAGCCCGGGACGGCTGATCTGGGAGGGAATAAGGGCGGGAATTGGACGATCGATAGCTGGAAGTTGAAGAAGGCACTCCAGATTCCGCAGTACCCCAACAAACAAGAGCTCGAGGAGGTTCTCAGCCGCATCGAGAGCTTTCCCCCCCTCGTCTTCGCTGGCGAGGCGAGGAAGCTTGAGGAGCGCCTCGCGGAAGCGGCCGTCGGGAGGGCGTTCCTGCTTCAGGGAGGTGATTGTGCCGAGAGCTTCAAAGAGTTTAATGCCGATAACATCCGGGACACCTTCCGGGTTCTCCTTCAGATGGGGGTCGTCCTCATGTTCGGAGGCCAGATGCCCGTCATCAAG GTGGGACGAATGGCTGGTCAATTTGCCAAGCCCAGATCAGAGCCCACCGAGACTAAGGACGGGGTGACGCTTCCTAGTTACCAGGGAGATAACATCAATGCTGATGCCTTCGATGAGAAATCTAGAATCCCAGATCCTCAGAGGTTGATCAGTGCCTATACCCAGTCTGCAGCTACCGTGAATCTTCTTCGTGCTTTTGCTACTGGAGGATATGCTGCTATGCAGAGAGTCACCCAGTGGAACTTGGATTTCACTCAACATAGTGAACAAGGCGAGAG GTTTATGGAGCTTGCCCAGAGAGTGGATGAAGCTTTGGGATTTATGGCGGCTGCTGGTCTGACCATGGATCACCCCATAATGACAACCACCGAGTTCTGGACTTCCCATGAGTGTCTTCACCTCCCCTATGAGCAATCCTTAACAAGACTGGATTCCACATCCGGACTTTTCTATGATTGTTCTGCTCACTTCGTTTGGGTAGGGGAGAGGACAAGACAGTTAGATGGCGCTCATGTAGAGTTTCTACGGGGTATTGCCAATCCTCTTGGTATAAAG GTAAGTGATAAAATGGATCCTAAGGAGCTTGTGAGACTCTGTGAGATCCTAAACCCTCATAACAAGCCTGGGAGGCTTACCATAATCACTCGGATGGGAGCAGAAAATATGCGTGTCAAGCTGCCACACCTGATCAGGGCCATGCGTCAGGCAGGGCTCATCGTGACCTGGGTCAGTGATCCAATGCATGGAAACACAATTAAGGCGCCATGTGGCTTGAAAACACGTTCCTTTGATGCAATCAGA TCTGAACTTAGAGCTTTCTTTGACGTGCATCAGCAAGAGGGTAGTTATCCAGGAGGAGTGCATTTGGAAATGACCGGGCAGAATGTCACTGAGTGCATTGGAGGATCAAAAACAATTACTTATGATGACTTGAATTCCAGATACCACAGCCACTGTGATCCTAGGCTTAATGCTTCTCAGTCTCTAGAACTGGCGTTTGCAATTGCTGAGAGGTTGAGGAAAAGAAGGATCAAGGCTGGCATGTCTCTTTTCAAATAG